The Arvicanthis niloticus isolate mArvNil1 chromosome 9, mArvNil1.pat.X, whole genome shotgun sequence genomic interval CCTGGCTTTCCTTCCATCGCTAATAACATGGGATCATAAAACACATACCTTATAGGGCTCTGTGACAATGGCctgaagaaagacacagaaagcCCTTGGAGGAGCTCTAGCTGCTGCCAGTGCCTCTTGCTGTTATTAGGCTGTTTCaagctttctttttaaagcaaaccTTCTATATTTTCCTATTAGACTTTAATTCCTTTTAGAATTCTCTGAATGGCATGTAGCCAATAATGTCCTGCCTTAGAGTAGTGTGAGAATTTATTCTGGCCTCTATTGGACATACACTAATCAAATAGATTAAATTTTGTGTATCATTGTATATGCTCTGAACTATCTTTTATATGCCCTGGAGTACAGAGGAATTTAATAAATACTGGCAAAAGCAATGGCTTTACTATTTTAAAGCCATATCCCGTTGTGCTAGAGAGACGGCTCCGTGGTTCAAGTGCCTCCTGGTCACGCACAGGACCTACCTGAGTGCAGTCCCCAACATCCAGCTCATGTTGGATGGTTTAGAGCTGCCTGCAgttccagctctgggggatctgacaccatgTCCAGGCCTCTGAGGAACTACATTCATGGACACATATccacacatgggcacacaaacacattctcaattaaaaatagtaaaactgCATCTTTAGTAGAGTTGTGTCTCACAAGTTGAGAGAAACACAAATCTCGAACAAGATGAAGGGCTTGGCGGCAGAGACCGCGCCTGTGAGGGGCACCGAGCTGTGTGTTGCTGGCCTCCTGGTGCCCAGTCATGTTTGTGTCCTGTGTTCCCTGTTGCAGGTCTGCGTGGTGGCCTACCTTGGACTGTTCATGCTTTGTGTCTCATACCAAGTTGACGAGAGGACGTGTGTCCAGTTTTCTATGAAGGTAAgttgtttttcatgttttcagAATCACTGCGTAGAGAGGAATGTGACTGCAGACAAGAGCGGGCTTAAGGTACTACATATCTGGTGGTACCACAAACTCCATTTTCAGGTGGACAAAATGTGTTACAGGAGGGAGCTGGTCCAGACACAGAGGTAATGCTAGGCCTTTTAACTAATTTCCATGAGTTGGGTTGGCCTACAACACATGAAGTGGGACCTTTAATGCCCCCCAAACAAATATGAGCAGCCCGACAAAACACTTGGCCAGAGAACGGtgtctctctgagtgcccttttCCATATCTTGGGGTATTTGGAATATTGCAATAATGAAACAGTCTGACTGCATGTCCCCTTGCAAGTGGGAGAGCCAAGACAGAAAGGGTTCACTGGATGTGTCCAGCAGGCCCTGCTTATAGTCAATGGGTAATGGCTAGGCTGTGCATGGCTTGACTGTTGTATGCCTTCCAGTCCTATGAACTTCTGTCTGTCAGGGCCAGTGCATTTGGTTGCAATACTTTTAGGCACACAGCATCACACTGTGCAAAATATCATCTCCAAGGAGAGGCCTGGAGTGTCTCCctcagaggtggggagaggcttAGCCACCCCCTCAGAGGCGGAGAGAGATTTAGCCACTCCCTCAGAGGTAGGGAGACACTTATACAGCCATTCAAGGGTAGGGAGAGACTTAGATACTCCTCAGAGGTGGGAAGCATAAGATAAACTGAACAGTCCTGGCTGATGGGTTCACTTGGCACCAGCATGAACTTCTCACCAGAATGAGAATGCACTGTGTGTTTCTCTTGTCCATCTGTAGCTGACTTTGTTCTTAACCTTTGCTTTCTAAAACCAGGAGATGTAAAGCCCAAGAGTGAGTTgataatgtcattttaaaatcacaaagaTAAAAAATAGGATGTGCTTAGAGTTTGGGGATGTAGCTCGGTTGGTAGAGTGATTGCCTAGCATGGGTAAAACCCTAGATTTGCCCTCCAGCACCAAATAAAtggggcatggtagcacatgactGTGATCTCAccactcaggaagtagaaagcagGGAGATCAGATATtcaaaagttcaagaccagcctcagctgcataatgagttggaggccagcaaaATTACATCATGGGATCCTGtctggagaaggaagatgaggaggaagaagagaggagaggaggaggaagaagaagaagaaaaaagaagaggaggaagaggaagacaaagacagaaaaaggaggaggaggaggaggaggaggaggaagaagtggcagaggaggaagaggaggaggaagaggaggaagaggggaagaaaaaagttATATACTCAAAGATAGTGTATAAAAAGCAATGtgcttacatttttttaatggataATTGAAAGCCAccatgcagatgctgggaactgaacctgggtcctctggaagaacaggaagtgctcttgACCCCagaaccacctctccagtcctgaaAGTCACCTTTTTGATATGAgatctttggggttttttttttgttgttgtcggttttttttttttttttttttttttttaaataagcaagaAGTGAGCAGACACTAGCTTAGACTCCTTTTCGGTGAGGTTGACCAAATAACAAGGCACAGtgatgaaaaaggagaaagaaaaaaggaaaagaaagccaaaACCTCGTAAGAATTAGCTTGCCAAGTCTCAGGAGATTGATCCAGAAAGTAAAACCATCCTAACCTGGATTTTTCTCCAGCCGGAGAAAGCACCTAGTCCTCCTCCCTCGATTCACTTTCAGTGAGAACCCCAGCAGGCCTCTCAACATCTGtaccttaaataaaaaaaataaataaaaaatatataaaaaggagatggggaaagaaaagaaaagcagccgTCAGTGCCAGCCGGGCTGCAGATCCCACTGGGAAGCTCTCATTAGttctatcttttcttctcttcaccCATGACAGACACTGACAGACAGGAAACTCTTTATCTGCTCCTGAAGGTGACCTTCAGCCAGGCTGCTGCCAGCAATCCCAGACAGTCTCTGTGGCATCTTCAGTCCAAAAAGGGCTTCATCTGGGCTCCAACAGGACATAGAGGATGTCCCCGGGGCTTCCCACTGTGTTTTAGGGGGAATGAAGGGGGCCTTTAGGCGGGACTCATCATTGCATGGCTGCATTCTAGCTCCCTAACCCTGGCCCACCTGGCCTAAGCTCTTTATGAGAATTTATTGGGTACCTAGATAGACAGGGCAAGCCAGCATGCTATGGTGATGgactcttctgtattctctctctctctctctctctctctctctctctctctctctctctctctctgttgttcacacacacacacacacacacacacacacacacacacacacacacacacacacaccactcttaGATGCCAGAGACCACCAGTACTTTCCTGCTTTCCCCCTGAACTCTGCCTCTGGGCCTGGCTGGGTAGGAGGGTAGGGACCCTCTTACCCGCCCTTCTGAGTGTTCCCCCCTTTACTGAGGGCTCTTGTGCATTTGTTGAGCCCTTGAAGGTCATGTGCCTGCAGACACCTTGCTGGCTGTGACAGCAGCAGCCAGGCCTTACTATTCTGGCCAAGGGGGAGATCATTAAATCCAAACAGAACCCTGCTCCTTCCAGAGCCACCAACTGGGAAAGCCACAGCGGGTTCCAATTACAGCAGGGCAGGAGCAAGCCTGGGGGTTACATAAACTCAGAGCTGGCCTCCAGGGATGTTCTGCAGGGACACCCACACAGGCTGCTGTCAAGGTCCCAAGGTGACTCCACATGCCTGCCTTCATTGATTGTTTATTCTTGTCATGTGGGCAAAACAAGGCGCTTGGTTGTAAGTACGGGTTTTACTGCAGGAGCCTGTTGCTGTCAGACTCAAGATCCTGAAAAGGAAGGTGCCACCAGGTGCCACCAGCAGGTCTGAGTGTCTGTGACCCGAGATAGGCAGCTTGCCTGACTGAGAGTCACTAAGTGTGAGATGTCACTTTGTTAAGGGATGAgggttctttccttctgtccttgaGCTGCTGGGTTCTGTATAGTTAAGGAGTTAGATCACAATTGAGCGACCTCTGTGTTCGTGTTCATGTTTACACCTTTCTGCAAGCCACGTCTGTGTTGTTCCTTCCACATGGCAGAACAAACAGTCAGCAGATCCCTGCTGGAAGATTCCTGGAAATGGCACTGTCCCTCCCTTGATGGTTTAATTCACAAGTATCCAGCTAGGGTTCCTGTGCCCTTTGGAGGTGGCAAGTCTCGGTCCTTGTGATGACAACATAAAGTCAGAGTTACGGGTTTCATCCCAAATTTACAAGTGAAGAAATACTGCTTAATATGTGCAATGGATACgctccccctcctcccagggAGCACTAAGGAGTCAAGCCTTAATTTAAGTGGCCTGGCTTGCTAGCTCACGTTCTCATGGTCGTGTGCTTGTTAAATGGTCTTTGGGAAATAAATATTTGAGTCAAAATGtatcctttaattttttaaattatactttgttATCcacttatatatataattttgtctgTGTGCTATGATATGTGTTATAGAGGTCAGGGGACATCCTGCAGagagttggtttttttccttccactatgtgggttccaggtattgaactcaggtcatcagacttggtggcaggaGCCTTTACCCATCGAGATATCTTGCCaacactgttttctttaaaaaagacagaCTTCTTATTGTCAGTAAATGGACATTCCCagtggtattatgaatagctacAGTTTAAGGACATGCGTGTGCATCCAGGCGTGACTGCACTTATGTACACTCGGCAGGGTATCCCGTAGATAGGAGGGCAGTCACATGGTCTGTCTGCTGCTTGCCAAAACCCAAAGCTAAGAACGGTGTGGCAGAAGCTCAGCGTGGGGCTATTCTACTAAGAGGACGACTTCCCAGAGGGTCACAGCCACTTTAACTGGGTCTCTCCTGCTGGTAGTTGTCCCTGGACAGCACAAACTGTCTTTTCATACCAGGAATTTAAATTCAATCACCAATCTCAAATGATTTCAGAATAATCCATAATATTGTCAATATTCTAGCCCATTAGCCTTACACAGTAAGTCTATATTTTAAAGTCTAAACACCTCACCTCTACATAAAATACAGTCACTGAATGCTCAGGGGACGGGGCAGAGCAGTCCTTTTAATATCCCAAACTACATAAATCCTGTGTAAGTTTTATAATGCTGCCATTTTGCATTTATCTGATCCTTTCCCTCCAAGGAACACTAAACATGTCAAATACAAATCATTCCTGTTACGTTTCTAAGACACAAGATGTTTCAGCTAGGCatggaggatcatgagttcaagactggCCTCAGCCACATGGCAGGACTGCTGCTGCTAAGGGGTAGCTTTTGTCTCAGTGGCAGCATGAATCTTGCCCTGCCGACTGTAGACAGTAGTGCCAAAGCCCGTGGAACTGGCCTTCATCTGGACCTCATGCAGGTGGACCAGTGAGAGGTCTGTGAGCCCAGTCACAAGCGCAGCTCTCGTGCTATACAGTGGATCTTACTGTGGCTGTGTCAGTGAGAACCTACAATTTTTCTGCTCACAGTGTTCCAGACATAAGTAAACTAAAACAGAGACGTTTATGGAGAGTCTGCAATCCCTTGCCAGCAGTTAGGATTTAACCAGGCATGACCAGCCCCAGAGCTAACATGTAGGCCGAGCTGTCTACCTTTTCAGCcgtggtgttttgttttcttcccagaGGCCTCTTGCTCAGGGGTCTTGACTATCATGGCTGTAGTGCCGTAGCTGCCAAATCAGGCACGTTCTGTTTTTATATTAACCCTTATTCTTAGTTGATCTATTTGTAATAATTTTGACCAACATGGAATTTTCATTATAGAATCCTGGTTTTTGCTTTCATATCTTGTTTTTATCCCGTGACTGGCATTTAAAGATAAGTGTGGGGTGCCCTGTGGGAGAGAAGGCTTATTTGGAATTTGTTTATGTTACTTGCTAAATCTAGACATAAATAGTCCACAGACAAGCTAACTGGTCATTGCAATCCATGGGGAAGGCCAGCTCTGCATGACAAAAGGGTTAAGGACTGTTTCCCAATAAGTAACTCAAGctgtcatggtggcacacacctatgatcccagcacttgatgaCTGGAGGAGGTGGATTGGGAATTCATGCCATAGAGATAGTTTGGGgtcagtctgggatacatgagaccctgttgcaAAAGTCAGTGATTTAACTAATCAGTGTGAAGTAATATCCATGCCTTGGGTGTTAGGTTTTGAGGAGAAAATGGCCCTTGAGTGGGAGAACTCAGTCAAACAGTGTTCACCAGTTTGCTTTGTAGTTGGCCAGTCCTCTAGTAACAGgaagcatttcttttctcttgcagGTGTTCTACTTCCTGCTAAGCGCCCTGGGCCTGATGGTCTGCATGCTGGCCGTGGCGTTTGCCGCCCACCACTATTCCCTGCTTGCGCAGTTTACCTGCGAGACCTCCCTTGATTCTTGTCAGTGCAAGCTGCCTTCCTCCGAGCCGCTCAGCAGGGCCTTTGTTTACAGGGATGTGACTGACTGTACCAGCATTACTGGCACTTTCAAACTGTTCTTAATCATCCAGATGGTTCTAAACCTGGTTTGTGGCCTCGtgtgcttgctggcttgctttgtGATGTGGAAACACAGGTACCAGgtcttttatgtgggtgttgggctGCGCTCCCTGATGGCTTCTGATGGCCAACAACAAAAGGCCTGACAGGTTGGCTCAGAGGGAGACAAGCTCAGAAACAGCACGCCTACCAACTAGCCAAGATGAAAACCacaattttttaaaggcaaactTTTGACAACAAATACTTTTTCATTCtctaaatgtgtatttttagattttttttcagaaaacaaaacaactttttttttggaTCTctattgtactttttaaaaacgtCTTGTGAGGACAGGGGTGGAGAGACCGCTCACAAGTGAAGAAGACTTAGTGCTTTTGCAGAGAACTAGAGTTCGAATTCAGTTCTGGagcccatgttgggtggctcacaattacctgtatctccagctcccgGGACATTGGGTGCTaagcgcgcgcacgcgcacacacacacacacacacacacaagcacacacgcgTAATTTAGaaaaaacaacttatttttaaagttttaatgagAAACGAGATTCGAATTGACTTGGTGAACAccgaaagaaaaagaaaaacagacaaggaATGGATGACCTAGAGCCGGTGCTATGCTTTGGTGCTTATCCCCACCGCTCGTACATCCTGCCCTCCTCCGACTTCCGGTTAGTCCAGTGCGATGTGTGAAGTGGCATCACAGGCCACTCCCTAGACTCTAAATTCTTCTAGCTCTCTCTACCACCTGCCATTATTGCAGTGGTGTCTTTAAAAAGGTCTAAAGAAAGACGGATCTCAGTtgagtgctttttatttttcacagtggAGATGTCTTCAGGGTATGaaatggcttttttaaaaaaactagtaTAACAGGAAGACTGAGTGGCTCTGAACACCTGGACTGGGGTGCAGCCTTCCGGTTGCCTTAGCTCGGATCCACGAGTGGGCTGCAGCCTCCGTGAGGTCTGATTCACCATAATTGAAAGGTGGTGCTGTTGCATTCTTAATGATgtagaaagtttaaaaataattatattatgcCTCTAGTCTGTCATCTAAAACAAATCATTAAGACTAATTTCCAGCTAATTGTTCATTATAATTATGCTCAGGGTTCTGTTTAATGAGCTCTGGCTGTTCTTAGGCAGCACCGTTGGTGTTAGGAAAAATTACAGCCACAAGGGAAGATATCTGAAGATCCACTTTCCTGGAAACCAACCACTGCAAAAAAAGATCTTGTAAAAAAAACCATTAAACACTCAGGTTTAAAAAcctctcagagaaaaaaaacacaagaggATTTGTCATAGGAAATTCTTATATTAGTAGCACATTCGTGATATGTTGAAAAGTATCTCCCTTGACCACCAAGTACCTTTGATGGGGAGTGGGTATTACCAGTGAGTCCTGTCATATACATGGACTTCCTGTGAAATCCTAGTAATGATGGCTTTTACAGTTGACCTATAGACAGAATGTCTCAAAGTCCTTGTTTGGGCGATAGGTCCACAGGGTACTTAGTTTCAGTTTAGACTTAAGACACGATACTTGGTTAAGACAGGTTTTGCTATGTAATTGGTTAAAATTCCACCAGAGGaatggggtggtggtggcacatgcctttaatcccagcacttggcaggtgtatttctgtgacttcaaggccagcctgatctacaaagaaagttctaggacagccagagtagACAGAGTAACCCtgctttgaaaaaaacaaaaccaaacaaaaacaagaaaaaaggacCAATTTCAGACAAAATTGCATGAACACAACACTAAGCTTCCTGGTATTAACCTGGGAAACCTTTAGTGTTTCTTAAGAATAACCAGCTCTGGGCTGTGGCGATAGCCCAGTTAGCAAAGTCCTTGCCATCCCAGTAAGAATTTAATCCCATGTAAAAGGGCCAGGCAAAGTGGCATGTGCTCCTGGCATTGCAGAGGCATAGACAGGAGATTCCTGGGGCTTCCTCACCAGCCATCTTAATTGTACCAGTTAACTCCAGTCCTTGATGAGAGAGtttgtctcaaggaaaaaaaaaataactcagagTAGAtagctgacctctggccttcacatgtatGCGCACGCACAGTTGAGACTAACCAATTTCACACTGATTTGTGATAGTTTTCTATAAAAACAGGAACATGGTAGAGAATCCAGGATGTCACGGGATGTCCTTTCAAAGTGAGGCTGTTTTCATGTCTGTCCCTGTTCACCCAGCTGTGCTGGAAGCACGCACAGACTGTCTTTATCCAACAAACtcaacaggtttttgttttttttttaatgagaaaaattaagACTCCCCACGCAGTTAAGTTGCTATGCTTTACAAACAACTCACAGGGGCGCATTTTAAAGGGTAGAGTAATTTTAGCCTGCGGGGTTTCTTACTTTCTAACACAACCAAGAGTTGCGATGGTTTCAGCTTATAATATCGTGTCTGCATAGAATGGGGATTTTACTGTTATGATCAAATTATTCTTAACTCTCCAAAGAGGGGGAAACACTGCAAGTGAACAGAAGGCACACGGCCAGATGACGGGACCCTTAGCTTACTATGTGCTGGTTTGTGTAAGGACTGTGTTGTATGAGTAACAAATGGCTTTGGGCTGGATTTGAAGTATTTTGACGTTATGTTTTGCAAATATTGAAGCTTCAGTAAGGGCAACAGAGAAGGAGCAGGCACACGGCTTCTCACTTAGCAAAATGTTACACTTCAAATCTGTCGCAGAGCCAAGACGGTGACTGTGCCTTCCAAACCGTAGAACAGTGAGGTTTGCACAGCCCCCCTCCCATGCCTCCTTCAGGAGAATTAAATGAATTAAGACTTTTCAAAGAGGAGAAACAGCCAGGGTTTGGCAGTACTTGGAATAGGAATGCCTGGGTGTACAGACTGTAACGGAGCCCGCTCACCGGGTCTGTGCCTTTACGTGACTGTCATCTGTGGGTTCGTGCTCCATCCAAATTGGTGTGGGCAGTACCTTGGAGCCATGCCTGGACCGTAGCTACTCCAAAGGCCTAGAAACTGTAGTTAAGTAGCAGGTCTCACATCCCCCTCTTTGGATTGAGAGCTCAGATAGTCTCTTCTGAGTGGAAGGAACGCCTTCCAGTGTGTTCCCACAGTGAAATTTCACTCAATATGTTTTTCATCCATGTCCAAGACATGAGGATTTCCTGATAGTCGTTCACCGACTTCTGTGTGCATTATATCTGGGGCATATTTATGAAACTGTGGTAGAGCCTTGACGAAGTTCAGCCTATCTGATGGCCACTGAAGTGAATGCATGCCTTCTGATTTTCTTGTCTGAAATGAGCACTGCCCCTTTCAGAACTATGGGTCTGTGTATGGTGCTGCGATTTCCTCTCCTGGCCTTAATCAAATCAAGAGTAGAAGATGGAGTGTCTCTATACATTTGAGGTGGTTATTTTTAAAGggtgtgtgtttcctttattaATAAACTTTTCATAATCCACAAAGACACGGTGTTGAGTATGTTTTAAATTGACCAAGTGGTGCATATGAACCTATATATGTGAAAGTCTCTCTGGTTTGAGTTTGCTTCAGAAACACAGCTTAGAAACCTCAggtcattatgttaagtgaaatgagGCAGGTTCAGCAAAACCAGTATTGCATGTTTTCTCATGTATGTGGAGActggaactgtgtgtgtgtgtctgtgtgtgtgtgtctgtgtgtgtgtgtgtgtgtctgtgtgtgtgtgtgtgtagctcctTAAACTTCAAAGAGGACTATAAGGGAGGAGGGAGCGATCTCAGTGAggagggtgaggggaaggggggaaTGAACATGGCGactggaaagggaagagagacttatggggaaaggcaagaggaccaggagaaggctaacaggggatgggggaaggcagagatgggatcAGTATGAATTAGAACaaaatatgtatgttttaatGATCATAAACACCTTTTATGCTAGCTTTAAAAAATGTgatttagaaaaaatttaaagaatgaaaagaaaaaaactggctTGGGAAAAGACAAGAAGCAGCACCACACAGTAATACTGATTTAGTTCAGGCAGTCTGTACTTCACGCTTTACATTGGGGTAGAGGTCAAGATTGTAATTGGTCCCCGGGTAGGATGTGAGCTGGAGGGAACCGTTGAGGGGCACCTGGGAGGCTGATTCCCAATTTCTATCCATCAATGTCAAATAAAGCTGACTGGCCCTGAGAATGGGATACTCACTCATAAATATtccacatttatatatgtatgcacatatggaAGTCTTCTCCTTAGATCTGGATGCAAAGGCCTCCTCTTACCAACTCGGAAGCCTTGTAAGACTCTGTTATATTATGCATGCAAATCTTATTGATTAGTTAGGAAAGCATCTGAAATGCAGAGAGCAAGAGGTAAGTAAGCCTGCACATGCCAAGCTGGATTTCATTCCTGCTGTTAAGGCCCCGGGGTTAGAGGTCTGACCACCATTTTTCGCTGTGATGGTGGACagccattttgtttttcatttctgcatAGCTAGTTTTTAGTTTCTTACCTAAGAAACTTCAGTAcatgctttcttccttctgtgttgACACAGCCTATGATACTTTTCAATGGCGTGGCTCCAGTTCCCTGCATCTAGCTACAGGGGTAACTTCCATATGAGCTGGTCATTGTGAAATATGGTTATGTGGTGCCATAGAGTTAAGTGTAAGCAAAACTTGAACTGTCATCTGGAGAGGGCAGTTCTGGTCTAGCTCATTCAGGTCTTTCCAGCAGAATTTATACAAGTGTGCTGTGATCTCTTAAAAATGTCTGGGGACTTAAAAGCTGCTGTTTTTATTGGGGGAAGTTCATTAGAAGGATTCTTAACCCAAGGGATTGCAACATACAGTCACATGACTGTTGGGGAAAGTAGAGGCGATGTCG includes:
- the Sspn gene encoding sarcospan isoform X2, whose product is MGRKPSPGAQELVEEEVCVVAYLGLFMLCVSYQVDERTCVQFSMKVFYFLLSALGLMVCMLAVAFAAHHYSLLAQFTCETSLDSCQCKLPSSEPLSRAFVYRDVTDCTSITGTFKLFLIIQMVLNLVCGLVCLLACFVMWKHRYQVFYVGVGLRSLMASDGQQQKA
- the Sspn gene encoding sarcospan isoform X1 translates to MGRKPSPGAQELVEEEVRTCCGCRFPLLLALLQLALGISVTVLGFLMASISPSLLVRDTPFWAGIIVCVVAYLGLFMLCVSYQVDERTCVQFSMKVFYFLLSALGLMVCMLAVAFAAHHYSLLAQFTCETSLDSCQCKLPSSEPLSRAFVYRDVTDCTSITGTFKLFLIIQMVLNLVCGLVCLLACFVMWKHRYQVFYVGVGLRSLMASDGQQQKA
- the Sspn gene encoding sarcospan isoform X3 — protein: MLCVSYQVDERTCVQFSMKVFYFLLSALGLMVCMLAVAFAAHHYSLLAQFTCETSLDSCQCKLPSSEPLSRAFVYRDVTDCTSITGTFKLFLIIQMVLNLVCGLVCLLACFVMWKHRYQVFYVGVGLRSLMASDGQQQKA